CTAAAAGTTTATCCATTCGATAAAGAACAAATTATTCCTCAATTAAATTCATATGAAAAATGTCTAAAAAAAGGTAATACTATACCAccacatattttaaaaacagataatttatttataaatcaaGAACTTGATACTTATATTACATTACCACTAGCTGATATGGTACAAACTATTATGAACGAAATTTTTGATAAGTCCACaagttttataaattatcttAATGCTTCTTTCAAATTTGATTTGaattatttcttaaaaaagtaataatacaaaatatacatatatatatatatatatatatatatatatatatatatatatatatatgtttgtgtGTCTCATACTACTAACGTATttccttttattataataataattattatttattcttttattattgatTCTTTTTACGTGCTCGTGTTTTTACTAACACTAGTTTTGTAAGTTGACtaaattttttcataatgaGCAACGTTTCACATATaacataattttaatttatattcatgtttttatttgatCTTACAAAATTTTGAGCcctacacatatataaaaatattatatataaatatatacatatatatatgtgtattaatatatagaacgtttcatatacatttttttctatatatataaaatatttttagctacattatattaatttttttttcttttttctttttttcttgtattttcattcattctattttactattattattttattttattttattttattttatttttattttttttttttttttcgatcCTAaacatatttcatatttcaaAATAAACGAATAATCCGAAAGAAcgaattaaaatataaaaaataagacaaatagataaaaaaaaaaaaaaaaaattttgttatatacttttatcattaaataataatatattatagaaaaaaaaatctttatgcttattttttatcaccTTATAAATAAAGTACATCAATTTaaaagtataatattttaaaaaagaaaaatatttacaaaaaaaaaaaaaaaaaaaaaaaaaaaaattgaaataaaaataaaaatataaatattaaattaaataataataaaataaaagaaacaatatttatagcataataataatattcactATTGAATTCCCcattttacatttttcactataaatatgtatacattcataatatacatgaattatttatatgaaaaaatattacaacattataataattaacaataaaataagataaaAGAAATGTTAACAACAACATAtaagaatttttattaattatatgagCATATTATtctgaatatttttttcttaactcattttaaattaaatgttCGTATaaaactattatatatatatatatatatttatatatttatttattatttcgaATTTGATATACTCTGCCAATTATTcaacataattttttgtgCACATAATAAAGCTTCTCTAACAATATCTCTATCTTTTGTAGCTATTAAAATCAtaacattttcttttattttaaatttctgACATATTTTCTTACCATTAGGATATAACCTAGCAAATTCACCAATATCAAAACAAGCAACAGCAACAGTTACTGCGTCTATCTCTTCTTTGCTTTCACCTGTTTCACTTTtctgaataatattatgagcatataattttattatatcagcTAATTGCTGAATTGCCTTAAATTCATCTTTCTCAAATTGCATGACATTTTCTAGCCAAAACTTTTCTGTGTGTAAAACGGACCACTTCAATTTTCCGTTGGATAATTCGTGACAGTATCGTTCAAAATTACTGcagagaaaaatataaaaataaaaatataaataaatatataatatatatatatatatatatatatatatatatatatataatataatataatatatatatctttttttatacacaaacaattcatttatatacagaaatatatatatatatatatatatatatatatatatatatatttattttttttttttacctatAATTTTTGACCCTTTGGTCTAACTTGTTGAGAAGCTGAACTAttgtatcatatatatcattgtCTCTCCACTTATCATACTGCAATACTGTCATTgtttgaataatattattatcaactaTTATTTCGAAACAATCATCAATatgcataatattttttattatattaagtGAAACTCTTAAAATTTTTTCCActctacattttttaaatagatTTATTactatagtaataatattatttttatataattgtttaATAAAACAATCTTTAAAAGTTAGTAGCCATATACAAAATACAgatttatattgtttattagcattattattagatagctctaaatttttttttataatagttGAAAATTGTtctaattcatatatatcttttctataattatcaatttttaatatatttatatatatatccatttttCCTTCTTCACTAACATTAAAGAAatcaatttttataataaattcttttatttgtacttcagtaaaataattattattataacaaaaaCTTCCGGACAATAAAAAGGAACTCTTATCAGCTATATACGTATCACTATGTGTACATAATTTCATTAAATACCCATACATGTCTTTATCATGTAATATACCTAATATATAACTATAAGAACTTCCAtcatttcttattatttcataaaatattgtTAATACATATTGCATTAAATGAAGATTGAAATCTGTTTGTaaacaattaaataatatagatacaATTGTATCgttttctttaaaatattcatatttttcctttttactAAAATCATGAaacttttttaataattctacTTCTTCAACTGATAAAATTTTGATCTcttcatatttatcataacAAGGCATCTTATTCAAAATAGAATCATGTAATATCTGAAtaaaacaaagaaaaaaaaaaaaaacaagtgatataaattaatatatatatatatatatatatatgtacatatttttcatacaaCGTTATTTcctatataacatatttattttcatttatttattttttttctttctatttttttatacttgATTCTTTTGTTCAGACTCCACAATTTTCGTTATTACACTAATACCACTATCATTTGCCATTAtcttagaaaaaaaaaaaaaaaaaaaaaaaaagaaacttccaaaaggaattatatatacataatatatttatatataatatattatatttatatattattaatattaattttattataatatatatatatatttttttatttattaaataaataatatatatatattaatatttatatttaatcatTGATAatagaatgaaaaaaaaaaaaaaaaaaagaaaaaaaaaaaagaagatattaagggaaaataatataagcaaatataaattaaaagatcaaatatataatatgagaaaaatatataatataatataatatgtatatattacatatatatatattatatattatatatacattcatatatattttattttttatagttaaaatataaatatattatgggattatatgtaataaatatagagtatataaatatatttaatattcaataagaaattaaatatatattttataataaagtaCTGATAAtagtttaatatatttctcaGTATATTACtactatataatattatatatatattatatatatatatatgtatttatatatatatgtatggaGAAATActcttcaaaaaaaaaaaaaaaaaaaaaaaaaaaaaataatcatataaatattaaataatatttataaaataataattaaaaaaatatattatatataagaatacattttttgaatatttttacatactattattttattaaatatttataaaaaaatgataaattgtGTGTAATATGACATTTtataaagtaaaaaaaaaaaaaaaaaaaaaaaaaaaaaaaaaaaagaaaagttaCGCCTTCCTAacgaatatataataaatacaaattatatttaccaattatatgaaaataagaaatgtttattttattcataagAATATAGTActacattttcattatttaatataaaaacataatggattatatataattagatAATTCTTTtcagaaaaattattttttcccaTATTTTAAAGAAGATAAAACACACGATTTagaaatgtatatatgtatatatctaatatatcgattaatataaattatctttattattttaaaacgAATAGTTttctataaaattttataaatatatatataatatatatatatatatatatatataagaatattttataattgttaaacaaaaaaagaaaaattaaaaaaataataacaaaattaataaacatgtgcatatataaatata
This region of Plasmodium sp. gorilla clade G2 genome assembly, chromosome: 13 genomic DNA includes:
- a CDS encoding vacuolar ATP synthase subunit h, putative, with translation MANDSGISVITKIVESEQKNQILHDSILNKMPCYDKYEEIKILSVEEVELLKKFHDFSKKEKYEYFKENDTIVSILFNCLQTDFNLHLMQYVLTIFYEIIRNDGSSYSYILGILHDKDMYGYLMKLCTHSDTYIADKSSFLLSGSFCYNNNYFTEVQIKEFIIKIDFFNVSEEGKMDIYINILKIDNYRKDIYELEQFSTIIKKNLELSNNNANKQYKSVFCIWLLTFKDCFIKQLYKNNIITIVINLFKKCRVEKILRVSLNIIKNIMHIDDCFEIIVDNNIIQTMTVLQYDKWRDNDIYDTIVQLLNKLDQRVKNYSNFERYCHELSNGKLKWSVLHTEKFWLENVMQFEKDEFKAIQQLADIIKLYAHNIIQKSETGESKEEIDAVTVAVACFDIGEFARLYPNGKKICQKFKIKENVMILIATKDRDIVREALLCAQKIMLNNWQSISNSK